One window of Arthrobacter oryzae genomic DNA carries:
- a CDS encoding UDP-N-acetylmuramate dehydrogenase, which translates to MTQTLLSDLTTAAVGGPAGNYIEARSESEIIDAVRSADAAGGQLLIIAGGSNLLISDDGYPGTVLRIASEGFTVNAEDSCGGVSVVVQAGHNWDALVEHAVRHAWSGIEALSGIPGSTGATPVQNVGAYGSDVSQTIAAVRTWDRERNAVRTFTNSELKFGYRDSVLKQTTVQGSPRFVVLTVEFQLPLGQMSAPIRYAELAKSLGVEPGKRAYSNDVRREVLRLRASKGMVLDPEDRDTYSTGSFFTNPVVPADAADSLPADAPRYPAGSDGQVKLSAAWLIDRAGFGKGYGLEAGSVSGGRASLSTKHTLAITNRGAASAADMVAVAREVRRGVVERFGIELHPEPLLIGVEL; encoded by the coding sequence GTGACCCAGACTTTGCTTTCCGACCTGACCACTGCCGCCGTCGGCGGACCCGCCGGTAACTACATCGAGGCACGTTCGGAGTCGGAAATCATCGACGCCGTCCGCTCCGCGGATGCCGCCGGTGGGCAGCTGCTGATCATCGCGGGCGGGTCCAACCTGCTGATTTCCGACGACGGGTACCCCGGCACGGTGCTCCGGATCGCCTCTGAGGGGTTCACCGTCAACGCCGAGGATTCCTGCGGCGGCGTTTCTGTGGTGGTCCAGGCAGGTCATAACTGGGACGCGCTGGTGGAGCACGCCGTGCGGCATGCGTGGTCCGGGATAGAGGCACTTTCCGGGATCCCCGGGTCCACGGGGGCCACCCCGGTGCAGAATGTGGGGGCCTACGGCTCGGACGTCTCCCAGACCATAGCCGCTGTCCGGACCTGGGACCGGGAACGGAATGCCGTCCGCACCTTCACGAATTCGGAGCTGAAGTTCGGCTACCGGGATTCGGTCCTGAAGCAGACCACCGTCCAGGGGTCCCCGCGCTTTGTGGTGCTCACGGTGGAGTTCCAGTTGCCGCTGGGCCAGATGAGTGCACCCATCCGTTATGCCGAACTGGCGAAGTCCCTCGGCGTTGAGCCCGGGAAGAGGGCGTACTCCAACGATGTGCGCCGGGAGGTGCTGCGGCTCCGGGCCTCCAAAGGCATGGTCCTGGACCCGGAGGACCGCGACACGTATTCCACGGGATCCTTCTTCACGAACCCGGTTGTCCCCGCGGACGCGGCCGACTCGCTCCCCGCAGACGCCCCCCGGTATCCGGCCGGTTCGGACGGCCAGGTGAAGCTGTCCGCCGCCTGGCTCATTGACCGTGCCGGCTTCGGCAAGGGATACGGGCTGGAGGCCGGGAGTGTTTCCGGAGGCCGGGCCTCGCTGTCCACTAAGCACACGCTGGCCATCACCAACAGGGGTGCCGCAAGTGCGGCGGACATGGTCGCCGTGGCGCGCGAGGTGAGACGCGGCGTCGTCGAACGTTTTGGCATTGAACTGCACCCCGAGCCGCTGCTGATCGGCGTGGAGCTCTAG